Within the Flavobacterium sp. CG_23.5 genome, the region AAAAACTTGGGTGCGCAGGACGTGGAGCAAGGCGTGAGAATGGTAAGTTTTAAAGGGGATAAAGGGTTTATGTACAAAGCAAATTTAGCTTTGCGTACGGCTTTGAAAATCTTGAAACCTATTTATTTTTTCAAGGCTAATAATGAACAGGCTTTATACAAAGGCATTTCGGGAATAAACTGGTCTAAATTATTAAACGCCAATCAGACTTTTGTGATTGATGCGACCGTACATTCGGAATATTTTAATCACTCGGAATTTGTTTCACAAAAGTGTAAAGATGCGATTGTAGATCAATTTAGAGAAAGAACTGGGCAACGTCCAAGCATTGATAAAGTTTTCCCTGATTTGAGAATTAATATCCATATTGACAAAGACCAAGTTTCGGTTGCACTGGATACTTCAGGAAACTCATTGCACCAACGTGGTTATAGAACAGCAACGAATATTGCTCCTATAAACGAAGTTTTGGCTGCAGGAATTCTATTGCTTTCGGGTTGGGATGGTCAAGGCGATTTCTTGGATCCAATGTGTGGTTCGGGAACTTTTCTCGCTGAAGCTGCTATGATTGCTTGTAATATTCCGGCAAACATTAACCGTAAAGAATTTGCTTTCGAAAAATGGAACGATTGGGATAATGAATTATTTGACAATATCTCAGATAGTTTATTGAAAAGAGTGAGAGAGTTTCATCACACTATAAAAGGATTTGATAAAGCACCAAGTGCGGTTCAAAAAGCCAAAGACAATATTAAAAATGCGAATCTAGACGAGTATATTTCGATCGAGGAAAAGAACTTTTTTGACACCGAAAAAACGTCACAAGGTAAGTTACACATGGTTTTCAATCCGCCTTATGATGAGCGTTTGGATATCCATATGGAAGAATTCTACAAAAGCATTGGCGATACCTTAAAGAAAAATTATCCAGGCACAAATGCTTGGTTCATCACTGCAAATCTGGAAGCACTGAAATATGTAGGATTAAAACCTTCGAGAAAAATCAAACTTTTTAACGCCAGTTTAGAAGCGAGATTAGTGAAATACGAAATGTACGAGGGTAGTAAGAGAACAAAGTTTCAAGTAACAGATAAAGAGAGAGGTGATCAGGATCAGATAGCAGAATAAGCTAGCGATATCAGATTAAAAACTCATAATTCATAACTCAAAACTCATAATTTATTATGACCAAATTACAAGTACGTGCCTTTTTATATCAATTAGGCTCTTTTGCAATATTTTTTATATCTACAAGATATTTGGTAGCAAAATATACAATGCTGACTGGATTCTGGATTCCATTTACAGCTTTTGTAATTGGAACTATTATAGCTCCAAAGTTTCAGTCTGTAAAAACCAAAGATGGAGAAAAGCTATTTATGAAATGGATTTTTATTAAGGGAATTAAGGAAATAGGATAGCTTAGAAATTACGAATTACGAATTAAAATTTTCCGTAATATTAACCGCTAATTCGCTAATTTTTTAAATAAATAAAAAATTAGCGAATTAGCGGTTATTTTTTACCCTTAGATTTTTTAGAAACTGCAACAGGTTTTACCTTTTTCTTGTAAATAGGTAAGAAATACGTAACGGTATAATTGAATCCAACTCCAAAATCGCCATTGTAGGTTCTATTGAATCCCAGAATGTATAAGTTTTCAAAATTATCAGGTTGTTTGTTGCTGACCAAGCGTTTCAATTGAAGACTGAATCCCACAAACACATTATCAAATACTTTTGCTTTTACTCCAGCCACAACTTCAATCCAACTGGCGGATAATCCGTTGAATTTTTGTCCTGAAACAATTGTCGGTGTTTCTCCAAAATAAGGATTGGCATTGTAGATTTTATACGTGTTTATTTGTTGATTAAAAGTACTAAAACCGTAGCGCATTCCTATAGAAATGATGTTTTCCATGTTCAACCAGTTTTGATACCCATTGCAATCAAAACCTGCTTTTAGATAAGAGCCTTTGACAGTTGAATTCAGTCGGGTGTCATCAGTTGTTTTATTTTCATTTCCCAGTTCGGCAGCCAAAAAATATTTTTTTGTCAATCGGTAATCCCCAACAAATTCGATTCCTTTGTAATTTTTGTCATACAATGCCCGAGTTAATTTATACAAATCAACACCTACGCGTATACCGTAACGATCCGTTTTTACAGGAACTGGAATAGAATCCTTCTTTTTTGCTGTTAAATCAACTTTTTTAAAAGCTTCAGGATTTTCAGGAACTACACCTTCTGTTTTTGGTGTAGGTTGTTTCGCCAGTTCGGCCTTTGAGTTCGAATCTTGTGCATTTGCCAAAAACAAAGACAACACCAGACAAAAACTAAAAAAATATTTTAATGTGTGTTTCATTTTCGTTTTCTATATTACTTTTTTCAACCGAGATATATTTGATCCATTTATCGGCAGCAATTGTGTGAGTGTAAGGATTTGTTGGGTTCAACATGAAAACCGTCTTAAAGCCGCAAGCTCTCGATACAAAAACATCTTTTCTGGTATAGTCGAATTTTATATTATCCACATTTACTAATGCTGGATTTGAGTTACCGGAATTCAATGTAAAACTAAAACTAGTAGCGTCTTCGTTCGTTTTTAACGGAATAGAAAAGGTATTTCCACTCGTTAGAAATTTAGATTCACTAGTTGCAGTTGCATTAAAAATAACACCATCCGTCAATCCTGTACCAACGACCTTTAGGTCAGTGACATTTTTTAAAACGGAGGGATTGGCAAAATCGTAGAATGTAATAACCATTCTAGGCGTTGTGGGAGTATTGGCATCGCAAATATCGTCTTTCTCACAACTGGAGAACGATAAGGCAAAAACCGATACCAATAAAATTATTTTTCTCATATTTTTTTAATGAAGATTTTTGATTGCAGTTTGTTGAAATCTGCAATCAAAAATCGTTAATCTCAAATCAAAAATCTTTTATCTCTTTTCCAAAAGTACAACATTTTCCACGTGATGCGTTTGTGGAAACATATCTACAGGACGCACGCGAGTTACTTTATATTTCTCATCCATTAAAGCCAAATCACGCGCTTGTGTAGCCGAATTACAGCTTACGTAAACCACTTTTTCAGGAGCAATTTTCATAATTTGTTCGATTACATCTTTATGCATTCCGTCTCTTGGAGGATCGGTGATAATTACATCAGGATGACCGTGTTGAGCAATAAAACTATCGTTAAAAACGACTTTCATGTCACCTACATAGAACTCGCAGTTCTTAATTTCATTGCGTTCTGCATTCAGTTTAGCGTCTTTAATTGCTTCCGGAACACTTTCCACACCAATTACTTTTTTTGCTTTTTTAGAAACAAACTGAGCAATTGTACCTGTTCCTGTGTACAAATCATAAACAATTTCATTACCGGTCAATCCAGCGAAATCTCTTGTTATTTTGTATAATTCATAGGCTTGGTCGGAATTGGTTTGGTAAAAAGATTTGGCATTAATACTAAATTTCAATCCTTCCATTTCTTCCAAGATGTAATCTCTTCCCTTGTATAATTTAATATCGGTATCATATAAAGTATCGTTTGCTTTATTATTGATAACGTATTGTAAAGATGTAATCTGAGGGAATTTCTCGTAAATATGGTCCAAAAGCAATTCTCTGTTGGCTTTGTCGTTTTCAAAAAACTGAATCAGAACCATAATTTCTCCGGTCGAAGCGGTACGCAACATCAAAGTTCTCAACAATCCTTCATGAGCTCTAGGATTAAAGAAAGTCAAGCCATGCTCATTTGCAAAAGCGCGTACTTCATTTCTAATAGCGTTCGATGGATCTTCCTGTAAGTGACATTTGTTGATATCCAGAATTTTATCCCACATTTTCGGAATGTGAAAACCAAGTGCGTTTCTATTTCCTAAATCTTCGGTGCTGTCAATTTCTTTTTCGGTCAACCAACGGCTGTTTGAAAACGAAAATTCCATTTTGTTTCTATAGAAAAACTGTTTTTCCGAACCTAAAATAGGCTCAAATTCAGGAAGTTCTACTTTTCCAATGCGTTGTAAATGATTCAGCACCTCATTTTGCTTGTAATACAACTGTTGGCTGTACTTCATATTCTGCCATTTACAACCACCACAAACACCAAAATGTTCGCAAATAGGTTCTACACGATGCTCCGAATATTCATGAAAATGAACCGCTTTTCCTTCATAATACGCCTTACGTTTCTTGAAC harbors:
- a CDS encoding DUF6452 family protein: MRKIILLVSVFALSFSSCEKDDICDANTPTTPRMVITFYDFANPSVLKNVTDLKVVGTGLTDGVIFNATATSESKFLTSGNTFSIPLKTNEDATSFSFTLNSGNSNPALVNVDNIKFDYTRKDVFVSRACGFKTVFMLNPTNPYTHTIAADKWIKYISVEKSNIENENETHIKIFF
- the rlmD gene encoding 23S rRNA (uracil(1939)-C(5))-methyltransferase RlmD gives rise to the protein MAKKNTDKVVFHQIKVLDAGAKGVSVAKAPDGKVIFIPNVVPGDVVDVQTFKKRKAYYEGKAVHFHEYSEHRVEPICEHFGVCGGCKWQNMKYSQQLYYKQNEVLNHLQRIGKVELPEFEPILGSEKQFFYRNKMEFSFSNSRWLTEKEIDSTEDLGNRNALGFHIPKMWDKILDINKCHLQEDPSNAIRNEVRAFANEHGLTFFNPRAHEGLLRTLMLRTASTGEIMVLIQFFENDKANRELLLDHIYEKFPQITSLQYVINNKANDTLYDTDIKLYKGRDYILEEMEGLKFSINAKSFYQTNSDQAYELYKITRDFAGLTGNEIVYDLYTGTGTIAQFVSKKAKKVIGVESVPEAIKDAKLNAERNEIKNCEFYVGDMKVVFNDSFIAQHGHPDVIITDPPRDGMHKDVIEQIMKIAPEKVVYVSCNSATQARDLALMDEKYKVTRVRPVDMFPQTHHVENVVLLEKR
- a CDS encoding DUF6048 family protein, with product MKHTLKYFFSFCLVLSLFLANAQDSNSKAELAKQPTPKTEGVVPENPEAFKKVDLTAKKKDSIPVPVKTDRYGIRVGVDLYKLTRALYDKNYKGIEFVGDYRLTKKYFLAAELGNENKTTDDTRLNSTVKGSYLKAGFDCNGYQNWLNMENIISIGMRYGFSTFNQQINTYKIYNANPYFGETPTIVSGQKFNGLSASWIEVVAGVKAKVFDNVFVGFSLQLKRLVSNKQPDNFENLYILGFNRTYNGDFGVGFNYTVTYFLPIYKKKVKPVAVSKKSKGKK
- a CDS encoding class I SAM-dependent RNA methyltransferase, which encodes MENNFKMVAKTFFGFEEILAKELKNLGAQDVEQGVRMVSFKGDKGFMYKANLALRTALKILKPIYFFKANNEQALYKGISGINWSKLLNANQTFVIDATVHSEYFNHSEFVSQKCKDAIVDQFRERTGQRPSIDKVFPDLRINIHIDKDQVSVALDTSGNSLHQRGYRTATNIAPINEVLAAGILLLSGWDGQGDFLDPMCGSGTFLAEAAMIACNIPANINRKEFAFEKWNDWDNELFDNISDSLLKRVREFHHTIKGFDKAPSAVQKAKDNIKNANLDEYISIEEKNFFDTEKTSQGKLHMVFNPPYDERLDIHMEEFYKSIGDTLKKNYPGTNAWFITANLEALKYVGLKPSRKIKLFNASLEARLVKYEMYEGSKRTKFQVTDKERGDQDQIAE